GTACAGCGCGTCGCTGGGCTGGACGTCGAAGGCCTCGACGAAGGAGTCGAGGTTGCGCACGACGCCGTTGCAGCGGAACTCGTTCGGCGAGTGCGGGTCGATCGCCAGCAGCCGGATGACCTCGGCGTCGCGGGCCTTCTGCTGCCACACCCGGCCCCAGCAGTAGAAGATGCGCTGCAGCCCGGTGAGCCCGTCGATCACCGGCGCCTCGTCCAGGCCGGCGAGCCCCTGCTTGCGCAGGGCGATCTCGTAGGCCTTGATGGCGATCGTCAGGCCGCCGAGGTCACCGATGTTCTCCCCGATGGTCAGCGCGCCGTTGACGTGGTGCGATCCGTCCAGCTGGGCGGGGGAGAAGGCGTCGTACTGGGCGATGAGCGCCTTCGTGCGGGCCTCGAACTCGGCACGGTCCTGCTCGGTCCACCAGTCCTGCAGCCGGCCGGTGCCGTCGTACTTGGAACCCTGGTCGTCGAAGCCGTGGCCGATCTCGTGGCCGATGACGGCGCCGATCCCGCCGTAGTTCCACGCGTCGTCGGCCTCGGCGTCGAAGAACGGCGGCTGGAGGATGGCGGCGGGGAAGACGATCTCGTTCATCGTCGGGTTGTAGTAGGCGTTGACCGTCTGGGGCGGCATGAACCACTCGTCGCGGTCCATCGGCTTGCCCAGCTTGGCGAGCTCGCGCTTCGTCTCGAACAGCTCGGCGCGCCGCACGTTGCCCATGAGGTCCGTGGGGTCGATCTCCAGGGTGGAGTAGTCGCGCCACTTGTCGGGGTAGCCGATCTTGGGGGTGAAGGCAGCGAGCTTCTCCAGCGCGCGCTCCTTCGTCTCCTCACCCATCCAGTCGAGCCCGGTGATCGACTCCCGGTAGGCCTCGATGAGGTTGTCGACGAGCTCCTGCATGCGGGCCTTGTGCGCCGGCGGGAAGTACCGCTCGACGTAGATCTTGCCCACGGCCTCGCCCAGCACGCCCTCGACGAGGGACACGCCCCGCTTCCACCGCTCGCGCAGCTCCGGCGCGCCGGTGAGGGTGCGGCCGTAGAAGTCGAAGTGCTCCTCGACGAACGCGGCAGGCAGGTAGGGCGCGCGGGTGGAGACGACGTGCCACAGCAGCCACATCCGCAGGGAGTCGACGTCGAGCTCCTCCCAGGCGGCCGCGAAGTGCGTGAGGTAGGACGGCATGCCGACGATGGAGGTGTCGAGGGCGCCGGCGGGCAGGTCGAACGCCTCGCGCCACAGGTCCCACGGGAAGCCGGGGGCGCCCTCGACGACCTCGGCCCACGTGCGCGGGTTGTTGATGAGGTCGGCCTCCCGCGACTTCACCTTGTCCCAGTGACCCGCGGCCAGACGCGTCTCGACCGCCATGACCCGCTGCGCCGCGCCCATCGCCTCGTCGGCGGGGACGAGTCCGGAGAGCTCGAGCATGGTGGCGACGTGCGCGACGTAGGCCGAGCGGGTCTCGGCGTGCGCGTCCTCGCGGTAGTAGGACTCGTCGGGCAGCCCGAGCCCGCTCTGCCACAGGAAGACCGAGTAGCGGTCGGGGTCGTTGAAGTCGGTGTCGACGAAGAGCGCGACGGCGCCGCCGATGCCGGTGGGCGCCAGGGTGCCCATGGCGCGCGCGAGGGCGTCCTTGTCGCGGGCGGCGGTGAACAGCTCGAGGTCGGCCTGCAGGGGCGCGGTGCCCAGCGCCTCGATGCGCTCCTCGGCCATGAACGAGGCGTACAGGTCCCCGATCTGCTTCGCCTCACCCGTGGCGTCCTCGGTGGCGGCCTCGGTGATGATGTCGCGCACCCGCTGCTCGGACAGGTCGCGCAGCACCATGAAGGCGCCGTCCCGGGCACGGTCCGCGGGGATCTCGTGCTCCCGGACGTAGGTGCCGTTGATGAAGCGGTAGAGGTCGTCCTGCGGCCGCACGGACGTGTCCATGGCCTGCTCGAACGACATGGGAGCGGTCGTCTCGTTCGTCGTCATGCTCCGACGATACGGGAGCCCTCGGACAGGGGTCCCCGGCACGGCCCGCGCACGGCAAGATAGGGGTCATGCGCATCCACATCGCCGCCGACCACGCCGGCTACGAGCTCAAGACCGCCCTCGTCGAGCACCTCACCGCCGGCGGCCACGACGTCGTCGACCACGGTGCCCACGAGTACGACGCCGAGGACGACTACCCCTCGTTCTGCTTCGCCGCGGGCGAGGCCGTCGTCGCCGAGCCGGGGAGCCTGGGCATCGTCCTCGGCGGCTCGGGCAACGGTGAGCAGATCGCCGCGAACAAGGTCCGCGGCGTGCGCGCCGCCCTCGTGTGGGACACCGACACCGCCGTCCTCGCACGGGCGCACAACGACGCCAACGTCATCTCCCTCGGTGCCCGCAAGCACCCGGTGGACGACGCGATCGCCTTCGTCGAGGCGTTCCTCGCCGAGCCGTTCTCCGGCGAGGCCCGCCACCAGCGTCGCATCGACCAGCTCGCGGCCTACGAGCAGCGCTAGAAGCCCCAGCCGGTGCTGGGGGCCACCGGCCAGCCCAGGGCGGCCGCCGCCGGGACGAGCGAGCCGGGGACGAGCTCGGTGACCCGCCCGGCGGCGTGCAGCGCGCTCAGGGTCGTCCCGCCGAGGTAGGCGGAGCCGAGGTCTGCGACGCCGATCGCCAGGTGCGCCGGTGCCTCGGTCCGGGAGACCTCGACGCCCTCGGGGCCGCCACGCACGTGCCACCGGCCGTGGTTGTCGGGCACGAGCGGGTCGCTGACGTCGAGGACGACGTCGACGGCGCACGGGTAGGAGCGCAGCCGCAGCGCGGCGGGCAGGTCGAGGATGCGCACCCACACGTCGTCGTGGATCTTGCGGTTGGTGCCGCGCAGGTCGGTGAGCAGGCCGAGG
Above is a genomic segment from Georgenia wutianyii containing:
- a CDS encoding M13 family metallopeptidase, which gives rise to MTTNETTAPMSFEQAMDTSVRPQDDLYRFINGTYVREHEIPADRARDGAFMVLRDLSEQRVRDIITEAATEDATGEAKQIGDLYASFMAEERIEALGTAPLQADLELFTAARDKDALARAMGTLAPTGIGGAVALFVDTDFNDPDRYSVFLWQSGLGLPDESYYREDAHAETRSAYVAHVATMLELSGLVPADEAMGAAQRVMAVETRLAAGHWDKVKSREADLINNPRTWAEVVEGAPGFPWDLWREAFDLPAGALDTSIVGMPSYLTHFAAAWEELDVDSLRMWLLWHVVSTRAPYLPAAFVEEHFDFYGRTLTGAPELRERWKRGVSLVEGVLGEAVGKIYVERYFPPAHKARMQELVDNLIEAYRESITGLDWMGEETKERALEKLAAFTPKIGYPDKWRDYSTLEIDPTDLMGNVRRAELFETKRELAKLGKPMDRDEWFMPPQTVNAYYNPTMNEIVFPAAILQPPFFDAEADDAWNYGGIGAVIGHEIGHGFDDQGSKYDGTGRLQDWWTEQDRAEFEARTKALIAQYDAFSPAQLDGSHHVNGALTIGENIGDLGGLTIAIKAYEIALRKQGLAGLDEAPVIDGLTGLQRIFYCWGRVWQQKARDAEVIRLLAIDPHSPNEFRCNGVVRNLDSFVEAFDVQPSDALYLPPEERVKIW
- a CDS encoding ribose-5-phosphate isomerase, producing the protein MRIHIAADHAGYELKTALVEHLTAGGHDVVDHGAHEYDAEDDYPSFCFAAGEAVVAEPGSLGIVLGGSGNGEQIAANKVRGVRAALVWDTDTAVLARAHNDANVISLGARKHPVDDAIAFVEAFLAEPFSGEARHQRRIDQLAAYEQR